One Gimesia aquarii DNA segment encodes these proteins:
- a CDS encoding DUF1501 domain-containing protein, translating to MGEQPSGLTGRAFDFEARRSFLKNAGLGFGSLALTGLLKEQGVLNTADAANTAVLQAKRPHFAPKAKSIIWLFMPGSPSQVDTFDYKPMLQKRHGEKLEGADPKTGFFTTSGKLLKSPFKFKQHGESGAWVSEIFPNIANHVDDISFIYSCFSRSNNHTPAMLEMNSGAFLQGRPCMGSWVTYGLGTENSNLPGFVVMHGAMPRGGNPIWAPGFLPKKYQPTSIDGRSTVPISNLSRLKTMTDKQQRKQLDLLRQMNAKHQELRPHEADLAARLESFELAYRMQTAAPEALSVQDESQTIQKMYGVDQRETELVAKQCITARRMVERGVRFIQIYAGTNGGGGGVADVPWDGHSDINANHRIAAKSVDQPIGALLADLKARGLLDSTLVVWGGEFGRTSDSQGSNGRDHNPNAFTMWMAGGGIKGGVQYGASDDYGYKAVQNRVGVNDLHATLLHLMGIDHMKLTYRFNGRDYRLTDLGGELIKEIMV from the coding sequence ATGGGTGAGCAACCTTCAGGACTTACAGGTAGGGCTTTTGACTTTGAAGCTCGTAGATCGTTTCTTAAAAACGCAGGCTTGGGCTTTGGAAGTCTGGCACTGACGGGACTGTTGAAAGAGCAAGGTGTTCTTAATACTGCCGATGCTGCTAATACGGCGGTCTTGCAGGCAAAACGACCTCATTTTGCACCGAAAGCGAAATCCATTATATGGTTGTTTATGCCGGGCAGTCCTTCTCAGGTCGATACCTTTGACTATAAACCGATGTTGCAGAAAAGGCACGGCGAAAAACTGGAGGGAGCAGACCCGAAAACAGGTTTCTTTACCACTAGCGGCAAGCTATTGAAATCACCTTTCAAGTTTAAACAGCATGGTGAGTCGGGTGCATGGGTTTCTGAAATCTTTCCCAATATTGCCAATCATGTCGACGATATATCATTTATTTATTCGTGTTTTTCTCGGTCTAACAACCACACGCCAGCGATGTTAGAGATGAATTCGGGTGCGTTTCTGCAAGGGCGACCCTGTATGGGGTCTTGGGTGACTTATGGGCTGGGAACAGAGAATTCAAACCTTCCCGGTTTTGTGGTCATGCATGGCGCGATGCCCCGGGGTGGGAATCCGATTTGGGCGCCTGGATTTTTACCAAAGAAGTATCAGCCAACGTCGATTGATGGCAGGAGTACCGTGCCCATATCAAATTTGTCTCGTCTTAAAACGATGACCGACAAACAACAAAGAAAGCAACTGGATTTATTGAGGCAGATGAATGCAAAGCATCAGGAATTAAGGCCGCACGAAGCAGACTTAGCAGCGCGTTTGGAATCCTTTGAGCTTGCCTATCGCATGCAGACCGCCGCACCTGAAGCATTGAGTGTGCAAGATGAATCGCAGACGATTCAAAAAATGTATGGAGTTGATCAAAGAGAAACCGAGCTTGTTGCGAAACAGTGTATCACTGCGCGGCGGATGGTTGAGCGGGGAGTTCGATTTATTCAGATCTATGCCGGCACCAATGGTGGTGGAGGTGGTGTTGCTGATGTACCGTGGGACGGGCATAGTGATATTAATGCCAATCATCGTATCGCTGCGAAATCGGTTGATCAGCCGATCGGTGCGCTTCTGGCAGACTTGAAAGCGCGTGGACTTTTAGATTCAACACTTGTGGTTTGGGGGGGCGAATTCGGAAGAACCTCTGACTCTCAAGGCAGTAACGGTCGAGATCATAATCCGAATGCGTTCACAATGTGGATGGCAGGCGGCGGTATTAAAGGTGGTGTCCAATATGGTGCCAGTGATGATTATGGTTACAAGGCCGTTCAAAATCGTGTGGGTGTGAATGATCTGCATGCGACGTTGTTGCATCTCATGGGCATCGATCATATGAAATTGACCTATCGGTTCAATGGTCGCGATTATCGCCTCACTGACCTGGGGGGAGAGCTCATCAAAGAAATAATGGTTTGA